A window of Maniola hyperantus chromosome 17, iAphHyp1.2, whole genome shotgun sequence genomic DNA:
acaaaatcacgtttcatagcgtaatttaatatttatttaatgcattcttttaggcctcatttgtagtgatgtgtgtacatactttatcgataaaatcaaatttatcgttttaataatatttgcatactTTTGTAGATTTCCAAAATGTCCTGAAATTAGAAATGCCACACATTTCTAAATAATCAGGGCCATAAAACGAAAAAACTGGGAGCCAAATAAATAATCTCCCCTATGTTCAAAACATTTCGAAAATCCTGTTAACaatatttttggtttaaaataaagaaattagaaTTAGAAGCAGTACCAGTACATTTGAAGGATAtcctaaatagttaggtactatcAACCAGTATGTACTAAGCACTTTCAAATTGTATGTAGGTAGCCGGTAGGTGTCTACTACTAGATAAGTAGCACATTGCAATTTTCTTGATTTGACTATAGTTAAAGAAAAAGAGACCAACTATTAATTTGCAGTTTTGAGGAAGTAAATTACTTCTTATGTTttacagtatttttttaatttttttgttaaaaatgcaaaaaattcCATGACGATCATAAGGAGTTTTGCatgtcaaatgcatctacttTTGGACAGTAATAAGGAAAATAGAACTTACCAGGGCCACTGTAGTTCATCGTGAGTCttatagctttttaattttattgtttttttttacagattgtaaagagagtcgcagggagtcggatggtgttggcgcaagaccgtggcgtgtggaaatcctatCCTAGAGAGTATCGAGCAGCTATAATATGCCAGCTGATCTCAACTTAGATCTGATTTGTTTCACGTATAAAGACGATCCTAAAACGAGTCACATttcttatctacctacatttgaagCGGTGGGAAGTAGAACCAACAAACTGTTTGCCTATCTCCTTTTTActcaataaattgatttgaattaattaaaatgtgtttccttttatactaagtactagctgatgcccgcgacttcgtccgcgaggattagtacctttcctttgttacttctccgtcctttcaaatatatctatgccaaaaatcaagtcgattggttgtttagttagggcgtgaaggaaggacaacacactttcgcatttataaataaaaaatattcgatgagatttactgttttttaatgaaagtgttccgtcatctgaacatagggaattaatttagctgtaataTCGATATCCTTAAAAAATTCGTCGTCCCAACCGTAGATGGGTGCACACAGTGACAAGATGACGCACGCACACATAAATGAATTGACACGCATTTGGAGCTTAGTATCCATccaggtaatcattcatctaagataGGCACAgactataggttttgattcccttgagtCCCTCTCTTGACGAATCTTGACAGACACATAAGTATGTAACATAATGGTGACCATATACACTACGAGAAATCGTTGCAATCAGACTGTACAGTTCGAGCGGTACAGTTTATCGTACATGGCATACAAGCTATATACGCTACGAGAAATCGTTACGATCAGACGGTACAATAAACGGTGCCGACGCACACGTGTCAGCGATGGCTTCGACGGACGACGTTTTAGCAGTTGTTGGATTAATATTCGCCCTGAAGGAAAAAAAAGTGAAGCGGAAAAATCGTAGCATCTGGTGCAAAGAATGGCTAATGAAAAGAAGAGTTCATTCTCATGTCAATTTGTTGGCGGAATTAAAGATGTTTCCAAAAGACTGGCATAATTTTTTAAGAATGGATCATGATACGTACTTACATCTACTGAATATGGTAGCACCAATTATCGAGAAGCAAGACACTATTATGAGAAATGCTATTCCACCCCATGACAGGCTTGTAGCTACTTTGAGGTTTTTATCAACAGGAAGAAATTATGAAGATTTGAAATTCTCTAGTATTATTTCATCTCAAGCCTTGGGTCGCATAATACCGGAAACCTGTGAAGCAATATATAAGGTTCTCCGCAAAGAATATTTTAAGgtaagaaataaaaaactactaattacttagaatataatgtttattaatttgtacttatcataataatgacggtttattaatttgtattaatatcaaaagtagtTAAATAAGCAGCCGCTGAATTTTGTATTTGTTGGGATTGAACTTGTTGAGAAGTTTGCAGAATTGACTGGGAACCTAAATGAGTTTGGATTTCAAAATTTGAATTCTGATAAGGGCTAGGAATGTTTAAATCAGGGCTGGGAGTATGTGAAACGGGGCTGGGAACATTGTAACTATAATTAGTGAAACGCACACTGGTTGAATCAGTCACTTGGTGTGAAATAGTCAAATTTTCCATCTCTGCCAGAAATAATGTttcgttaattattttttcggCCAATATACGTTGATGTTTTGTGAGGTCTCTCAGCTTAGCTGCAACGTTTGCTCCAAAAATATCAAATCGATCATTACTAATTGCTGGCCTTTTGAAATGGTTTTGAACAGACTGTAAAACTTCAGTAGTTAGGATTTCATTTGCATTCCTTTTTGAACAACTCCTATTAAATGATGTGTTTGCAATCGAACGAGTCTCTGGAGTTGACTGTGTGGCTGTAGGTGACTGTGAGGTTGACTGGGCGGCTGGAGATGACTCTGAAGTTGACTGGGCGGCTGGAGATGACTGTGAAGTTGACTGGGCGGCCAGAGATGACTGTGCTTCACTTTCAATTTCCTGAAagaacaattaatttttttacagttcCCACGCTCGGAAGAAGAATGGAAGGATGTGGCCAAAGTGTTTGAAAAGAGATGGAATTTTCCGCATTGTTTAGGCGCAATGGATGGTAAACACATAGCAATTTTTCTTCCAGCTGGATGTGGCTCAGAGTATTTCAACTATAAAAACCATCATAGCATGGTATTATTCGCAATCGTTGATGGAAATTATCGATTTATTTTATGTGATTTTGGAACCAATGGAAGAATTTCAGATGGTGGAGTACTCAAAAACACTatgttttttcaaaaacttgaTAATAATCTGTTGTGTATTCCAACCGACACAGTTGTCGCAAATAGCACTAGAAAGTTGCCTTATGTGTTTGTGGCTGATGATGCATTTCCACTTAGAACAGATTTAATTAAACCATTTAGGCAAGCAGACTTAACCACAAATAAAACCAGAATTCTAAATTACCGTGTATCACGAGCAAGGCGCATTGTCGAAAATGCGTTTGGGATCTTAGCATCtcgatttagaatttttcacacaaaaattagTATTGATCCGAAGAGAATAGAGTCTGTCGTGATGGCCAGTTGTGctttacataattttttaatgaagACGTCAGAAAGTTCTTACTGTCAACGAGAATGCTTCGACGTAGAAAATGTTGATGAAGGGTCAATAACCCAAGGATATGATACACTGGATTCAGCCATAGTTAATTTACAAAGAAGAAATCTTGGTAATACCTCAATTGCAGCAAAAAAAGTCAGAGAAGAGTACATGGAATACTTTGCAAGTGAAGGCAGCGTTCCGTgggaaaataattttatacgtTAACTATTCTATGCTTAAACAGAAGCTTTaagaataaaacatttaataaaaaaagttgcttagttttatttaaatacctacacgtTAATTCACTAAgtattaatatgtaggtacgtatttttttCGAGACTGCTACCATAGTACACTGCTTAGCAGCACAGTTAGCAGTGACTgctacagtacgattcaaactttaTGTCCTCGCGAACTTCGTGCGTGTCCATGCGCAGAGTACAATATTAGGTATCAGCGGGGCGCGAGAGGAATGCGGAGGCGGGGCGTTACCCCGTGCGTCCCCCGCCGATAATAGAACTTCCTATTTTTATCATTACATACtttcaaaaaaaatgtcaaaagtaGCCAAATCATTCTTTAGTTGATTGTACCAGcgcaaactattttttttttaatagatatagcgagcaagcgagcaggcgggtcacctgatgttaagtgattaccgccgcccatgaacatttgcagcaccagaggagccgccgatgcgttgccggccttttaggaatttgttggtccgccccttgaataaccccatgttataatctagtgggaacaccgccgatgggagatggttccacagtttgcacgtgcgtggaaagaaggatctggcgcagcggacggtcgaagtgcaccagacacccagatggtgagggtgaaattccttacggtggcgcgcggtgcggttgtagaaaaaagagggtggaatgaggtcaaaaagctcttcagagcactccccattatacaggcgatagaacacgcatagagagctaacgtctctgcggtgctccaggctttccaacgaggcggttagtttgggatcgtccacaagtcgaacagcccgcctttggatccgatcaaatggaaggagttggtactggggtgctccactTCACTCGCAGCTAACTTCCGCGGGACATAAAGTTTGCATCGGACTGTACAACGTGAAAGAAGGAAGAAttcatgtaataatataaataactaagtatagaGCATGTCTCAGTATGGTGGATTTGCTTATCATATATTCACATTACCATattaaatttagtgctattcTACTCTGCTGGCACCACAGGGCTAAAAACtatagaagaaaatataaaaaaaatcataagaaAAGCCGACCTTATTGGAACAGTCTGTTTAATAATCACGCAAATAACTTACCTCGTTGTCTGTTGATTCCATATTTGAGCATGAATGTCTGGGTTCAACTTGGTCGTCCAAAAACAGCAACATAGAGTAATACCATAGTTTTGGTTTATATACTTCTTGGGTTCCTGCTCCTGATTTCTTCGAATCAGCGATCTTCTTACGCTCTTTTTTGTATGTAGAGCGaatgttgtttattttttttacaacagCATCTTTGTCGGCACTAGggtctattatttttaatttttcaatcagCTTAGTGTACGCCGAACGTTTTAATTCACGATTGTGATACTCTTTGCCTTTAGTATTCCAAAGACAAGGTTCACTGCGATATAATTCAATAAACTCTTCTAGCCATTCGCGATTAGTTTGAGACGCCATGACGCGTGCGCACGTCCACCCGAACTGCGACTGACGACAAAACTGAACACGAAAACTGAACGAGCGCATACACGTTACGATCAGTCGGCACAGTTCTTCCGATTCCGATTAATCAATTGAAATTTTTGTATTGTTCCGTTCGACTGCACAGTCTTAAAAAATCGGTCGAAACTGTACAGTTTTATAACATACATGTAGCGATTTATTGTTACCGTTCGAACTGTACAGTCCGATCGTAACGATTTCTCGTTGCGTATATGGCCACCATAatacagataacgaagtgatcctataggggttccttttttctgaAGAACCAGAACTTTAAAAACGGTTTGCGCTCTTCTCTTAAGTGAGACTTTTTTCAAATTTaggaaaatttaaattaataccaAAAAACAGTGACGTAAAGGAAAGGCACTTTTATTTTAGGCTTTTAATAAGTCATAGGTAGCACATAAAAAGAAATGTACTGCcgttaaaataggtaattaatttaacaaaattgcactaaaaaaataaataggtaagtaaagtaggtatattaagttcAAAAGTTAATACATTTTTAGACTGATCCTACAACTATGTACGGTACGGTAGGTACCAATAATATTAATCTTTattcttactttaaaatatttacaaatgaTATTATAGGTACAGGATATAGTTAAGTAGAAAAAaagaagacaggtgatactagttactactgatgattacttataaatactacctacttacaaaaaacgcgaaaaaatatattaaaaatctgTACTTTTAAAtgttcgcaatgtattgcacaataaaacatctgactgatctGAGACTAGAGTAGCTAGACGTCAAAGAACGTTGGGTAGTTtggtcacacgagtagatattatggTGCCGCGGGGGCAATGCATAGCCATGGGCAATGCTGTGTCGTAGGCGGGGCGCATTGACACCgcgttttgcacgctatacattacggGTTTAAAACTCTGCATCCAACTTAACTGTTACtctatatcaaatttcatcgaatcggttaaactgttgggctgtgaaaagctaccagacagacagacgaacacactttcgcgtttttATTAGTACCTTTAGATAGTGGATATCACGAACggagctcgattgcggtagaatgacagctaagTACAATGGCATCGCATTGATTGGTTGACACTCACTCACTATTgattaccataaattcagccaatca
This region includes:
- the LOC117990244 gene encoding uncharacterized protein; translation: MRSFSFRVQFCRQSQFGWTCARVMASQTNREWLEEFIELYRSEPCLWNTKGKEYHNRELKRSAYTKLIEKLKIIDPSADKDAVVKKINNIRSTYKKERKKIADSKKSGAGTQEVYKPKLWYYSMLLFLDDQVEPRHSCSNMESTDNEEIESEAQSSLAAQSTSQSSPAAQSTSESSPAAQSTSQSPTATQSTPETRSIANTSFNRSCSKRNANEILTTEVLQSVQNHFKRPAISNDRFDIFGANVAAKLRDLTKHQRILAEKIINETLFLAEMENLTISHQVTDSTSVRFTNYSYNVPSPVSHTPSPDLNIPSPYQNSNFEIQTHLGSQSILQTSQQVQSQQIQNSAAAYLTTFDINTN